The proteins below are encoded in one region of Microbispora sp. NBC_01189:
- a CDS encoding DNA repair helicase XPB, translating to MSDGPLIVQSDKTLLLEVDHPRAGECRKAIAPFAELERAPEHVHTYRVTPLALWNARAAGHDAEQVVDALIGFSRYPVPHALLVDVAETMARYGRLRLEKDPVHGLVLTTSDRAVLEEVLRSKKIQPLVGDRLGADSVAVHPSERGNIKQTLLKLGWPAEDLAGYVDGEHHAIDLREDGWELRPYQQEAADAFWHGGSGVVVLPCGAGKTIVGAAAMAHARATTLIMVTNTVSAHQWKQELLRRTSLTEDEIGEYTGTKKEIRPVTIATYQVMTTRRQGMYRHLELFDARDWGLVVYDEVHLLPAPIFRMTADLQARRRLGLTATLVREDGREGDVFSLIGPKRYDAPWKEMENQGYIAPAECVEVRVTLRDDERLAYAMAESDERYRFCSTAPAKIRVTEALVRRHEGEQVLVIGQYIDQLDELGEHLDAPVIKGETKIKERERLFQAFRDKEIQVLVVSKVANFSIDLPEAAVAIQVSGTFGSRQEEAQRLGRVLRPKADGGGALFYSVVSRDTVDQEFAAHRQRFLAEQGYAYHIIDADDVGQEDPAR from the coding sequence TTGAGTGACGGGCCGCTGATCGTTCAGTCGGACAAGACGCTGCTGCTGGAGGTGGATCACCCGCGGGCCGGCGAGTGCCGCAAGGCCATCGCCCCGTTCGCCGAGCTCGAACGCGCTCCCGAGCACGTCCACACCTACCGGGTCACCCCGCTCGCGCTGTGGAACGCCCGGGCCGCCGGGCACGACGCCGAGCAGGTCGTCGACGCCCTCATCGGGTTCAGCCGCTACCCCGTGCCGCACGCGCTGCTCGTGGACGTCGCGGAGACCATGGCGAGGTACGGCCGCCTGCGGCTGGAGAAGGACCCGGTGCACGGCCTGGTGCTCACCACCAGTGACCGCGCGGTGCTGGAGGAGGTGCTGCGGTCCAAGAAGATCCAGCCTCTGGTCGGGGATCGTCTCGGCGCCGACTCGGTGGCCGTGCATCCCTCAGAACGCGGCAACATCAAGCAGACGCTGCTCAAGCTCGGCTGGCCGGCCGAGGACCTCGCCGGATACGTCGACGGCGAGCATCACGCGATCGACCTGCGCGAGGACGGCTGGGAGCTTCGGCCGTACCAGCAGGAGGCGGCGGACGCGTTCTGGCACGGCGGTTCCGGCGTCGTCGTGCTGCCCTGCGGCGCGGGCAAGACGATCGTGGGCGCGGCGGCCATGGCGCACGCGCGGGCGACCACGCTGATCATGGTCACCAACACGGTCTCGGCCCACCAGTGGAAGCAGGAGCTGCTGCGGCGCACCTCGCTGACCGAGGACGAGATCGGGGAGTACACCGGCACCAAGAAGGAGATCCGCCCGGTCACCATCGCCACCTACCAGGTCATGACCACCCGGAGGCAGGGCATGTACCGGCACCTCGAACTCTTCGACGCCCGCGACTGGGGGCTCGTCGTGTACGACGAGGTCCACCTGCTGCCCGCGCCGATCTTCCGGATGACCGCCGACCTGCAGGCGCGCCGCCGTCTGGGGCTGACCGCCACGCTGGTGCGCGAGGACGGCCGCGAGGGCGACGTCTTCTCGCTCATCGGGCCCAAGCGGTACGACGCGCCCTGGAAGGAGATGGAGAACCAGGGCTACATCGCCCCGGCCGAGTGCGTGGAGGTCCGGGTGACGCTCCGCGACGACGAGCGGCTGGCCTACGCGATGGCCGAGAGCGACGAGCGCTACCGGTTCTGCTCCACCGCCCCCGCCAAGATCAGGGTCACCGAGGCGCTGGTGCGGCGGCACGAGGGCGAGCAGGTGCTGGTCATCGGGCAGTACATCGACCAGCTCGACGAGCTGGGCGAGCACCTCGACGCGCCGGTCATCAAGGGGGAGACCAAGATCAAGGAGCGCGAGCGGCTGTTCCAGGCGTTCCGCGACAAGGAGATCCAGGTGCTGGTGGTCTCGAAGGTCGCGAACTTCTCCATCGACCTGCCCGAGGCGGCCGTGGCGATCCAGGTCTCCGGCACGTTCGGCTCACGCCAGGAGGAGGCCCAGCGGCTCGGCCGGGTGCTGCGCCCCAAGGCGGACGGCGGGGGCGCGCTGTTCTACTCCGTCGTCAGCCGGGACACCGTCGACCAGGAGTTCGCCGCGCACCGGCAGCGCTTCCTGGCCGAACAGGGGTACGCCTATCACATCATCGACGCCGACGACGTGGGCCAGGAGGACCCGGCGAGGTGA